The following are from one region of the Streptomyces tuirus genome:
- a CDS encoding DUF6104 family protein — protein sequence MYFTDRGIEELEKRRGEEEVTFEWLAEQLRTFVDLNPDFEVPVERLATWLARLDDEDDE from the coding sequence ATGTACTTCACGGACCGTGGCATCGAGGAACTGGAGAAGCGACGCGGCGAGGAGGAAGTCACCTTCGAGTGGCTCGCCGAGCAACTGCGGACGTTCGTCGATCTCAATCCCGACTTCGAGGTACCGGTGGAGCGCCTGGCCACGTGGCTGGCACGACTGGACGACGAGGACGACGAGTAG